From a single Nocardioides panacis genomic region:
- a CDS encoding ATP-binding domain-containing protein: MSEDLVWKMLRDQLGPDDVLFSGQRISSRDKDHEIDIGIAFADGGIVIAEVKGSQVWCEDGDWWIDRRGTKTRIHPVKQAREAQYALREWLDRDPRWGRRTDLRWGHAVVLPYTEVDDGFALLDAQRWQVAGRSDLPGLATFLRDVVARQANNKRVLDHDDLYALVDALNGRGLPQRDLIGEAAEREDTIERLSAEQSVILGAARQLNRVEVRGGAGSGKTWLAVEQARRLSREGQRVALTCYSRGLAAWLERRVAALPRKERPAYVGTFHNLGVEWGAPTGREDDSNFWEVELPELMVGLGAQQPVGKLFDAVVVDEAQDFADLWWPAALAALKDEDAGGLYVFSDEGQRVFSRFGGPPAGLVPLVLDQNLRNTRQIAESFSTLAPIRMRLGDVNGPEITFVECSAGEALDVAEDQVDALLDAGWRPEDVALLTTGSRHPEQKARQAAGPTQYWDTFWDQDQVFYGHVLGFKGLERPAVILALNETEPAERSRERLYVGLSRARDQLVVVGDPAFVEEVGGTRRAAAPTGPLRPPSGQGHDVTGG; the protein is encoded by the coding sequence ATGAGCGAGGACCTGGTCTGGAAGATGCTGCGCGACCAGCTCGGTCCGGACGACGTGCTGTTCAGCGGCCAACGCATCTCGTCCCGCGACAAGGACCACGAGATCGACATCGGCATCGCCTTCGCCGACGGCGGGATCGTGATCGCCGAGGTCAAGGGCAGCCAGGTGTGGTGCGAGGACGGGGACTGGTGGATCGACCGCCGGGGCACGAAGACCCGCATCCACCCGGTCAAGCAGGCCCGCGAGGCGCAGTACGCCCTGCGGGAGTGGCTCGACCGCGACCCCCGCTGGGGCCGGCGCACCGACCTGCGCTGGGGCCACGCGGTCGTGCTGCCCTACACCGAGGTCGACGACGGGTTCGCGCTGCTGGACGCGCAGCGCTGGCAGGTCGCCGGCCGCTCCGACCTGCCCGGTCTGGCGACATTCCTGCGCGACGTGGTGGCCCGGCAGGCGAACAACAAGCGGGTGCTCGACCACGACGACCTGTACGCGCTGGTGGACGCCCTCAACGGGCGCGGGCTCCCGCAGCGGGACCTGATCGGTGAGGCCGCGGAGCGCGAGGACACCATCGAACGGCTCAGCGCCGAGCAGTCCGTGATCCTCGGCGCGGCCCGCCAGCTGAACCGCGTCGAGGTCCGCGGCGGCGCGGGCAGCGGCAAGACCTGGCTCGCGGTCGAGCAGGCCCGCCGGCTCAGCCGGGAGGGCCAGCGGGTCGCGCTCACCTGCTACTCACGCGGTCTCGCGGCCTGGCTCGAGCGCCGGGTGGCTGCACTGCCCCGCAAGGAGCGACCGGCGTACGTCGGGACGTTCCACAACCTCGGCGTCGAGTGGGGAGCGCCGACGGGCCGCGAGGACGACAGCAACTTCTGGGAGGTCGAGCTGCCCGAGCTGATGGTCGGGCTCGGGGCCCAGCAGCCGGTGGGCAAGCTGTTCGACGCCGTCGTCGTCGACGAGGCGCAGGACTTCGCCGACCTGTGGTGGCCGGCCGCGCTGGCTGCCCTGAAGGACGAGGACGCCGGCGGGCTCTACGTCTTCTCCGACGAGGGACAACGCGTGTTCTCCCGCTTCGGCGGTCCGCCGGCCGGCCTGGTGCCGCTGGTCCTGGACCAGAACCTGCGCAACACCCGGCAGATCGCCGAGAGCTTCTCGACGCTGGCCCCGATCCGGATGCGGCTCGGCGACGTCAACGGCCCGGAGATCACCTTCGTCGAGTGCTCGGCGGGCGAGGCGCTCGACGTGGCCGAGGACCAGGTCGACGCGCTGCTCGACGCCGGGTGGCGACCGGAGGACGTCGCGCTGCTCACGACCGGCAGCCGCCACCCGGAGCAGAAGGCGCGGCAGGCTGCCGGCCCGACGCAGTACTGGGACACCTTTTGGGACCAGGACCAGGTCTTCTACGGTCACGTCCTCGGCTTCAAGGGGCTCGAGCGGCCGGCGGTGATCCTGGCGCTGAACGAGACCGAGCCGGCCGAGCGGTCCCGCGAACGCCTGTACGTCGGACTGTCACGGGCCCGCGACCAGCTCGTCGTCGTGGGGGACCCGGCGTTCGTGGAGGAGGTCGGGGGGACCCGCCGTGCTGCGGCACCTACGGGCCCGCTGAGGCCACCGTCAGGACAGGGTCACGACGTCACCGGGGGGTGA
- a CDS encoding amino acid permease, with amino-acid sequence MTGSTDLQPTELKRGLKQRHLTMIAIGGVIGAGLFVGSGVVINETGPAAFLSYLVTGVLIILVMRMLGEMATANPTTGSFADYARKALGGWAGFSVAWLYWYFWVIVVGFEAVAGAKIITFWFDAPLWLLSLGLMVLMTATNLVSVGSYGEFEYWFAGIKVFAIIAFLVLGTLYVLGVWPNHSFDVSNLTSHGGFFPNGVGAIFSSIVVVVFSMVGAEIATVAAAESHDPEKAIAKATQSVILRVATFFVGSMFLLVCIVPWNSTELGASPYVAAFTEMGIPYADQVMNAVVLTAVLSCLNSGLYTASRMLFVLAARREAPMRLITVNRRGVPVWAILFSTVIGFLSVIAAYVSPDRVFTFLLNSSGAVILFVYLLIALSEFVLRRRTPEADLKVKMWAFPYLTILAAVGIVAVLVQLGVKSETRSQLLLSLLSWGVVLVLYAVTRWQGGSVAPEEAADTTRAQRIVVLANQTIEDSALHEALHRIDGSETAEYFVVVPANPVDTGDAEREGAAFVWEAAARSATERLDQTLETLRGQGLTVDGELGDYRPLVALDKAMRDFRPDHVVISTHPEDRSTWLRHGVVADARERYDVPVQHVVARESVVGG; translated from the coding sequence ATGACCGGATCCACCGACCTCCAGCCCACCGAGCTCAAGCGGGGCCTCAAGCAACGGCACCTGACGATGATCGCGATCGGCGGCGTCATCGGGGCGGGACTCTTCGTCGGGTCCGGGGTGGTGATCAACGAGACCGGCCCGGCGGCGTTCCTCAGCTACCTGGTCACCGGCGTGCTGATCATCCTGGTGATGCGGATGCTCGGCGAGATGGCCACCGCCAACCCGACGACCGGCTCGTTCGCGGACTACGCGCGCAAGGCGCTCGGCGGCTGGGCGGGCTTCTCGGTCGCCTGGCTCTACTGGTACTTCTGGGTGATCGTGGTCGGCTTCGAGGCGGTCGCCGGGGCGAAGATCATCACCTTCTGGTTCGACGCGCCGCTCTGGCTGCTGTCCCTGGGCCTGATGGTGCTGATGACCGCGACGAACCTGGTGTCGGTCGGGTCGTACGGCGAGTTCGAGTACTGGTTCGCCGGGATCAAGGTGTTCGCGATCATCGCGTTCCTGGTCCTCGGCACCCTGTACGTCCTCGGGGTGTGGCCGAACCACTCCTTCGACGTCAGCAACCTCACCAGCCACGGCGGGTTCTTCCCGAACGGCGTGGGGGCGATCTTCTCCAGCATCGTCGTCGTGGTGTTCTCGATGGTCGGCGCCGAGATCGCCACCGTGGCCGCCGCCGAGTCGCACGACCCGGAGAAGGCGATCGCGAAGGCCACCCAGTCGGTGATCCTGCGGGTGGCGACCTTCTTCGTCGGGTCGATGTTCCTGCTGGTCTGCATCGTGCCGTGGAACAGCACCGAGCTGGGCGCCTCGCCGTACGTCGCCGCGTTCACCGAGATGGGCATCCCGTACGCCGACCAGGTCATGAACGCCGTCGTGCTCACCGCGGTGCTGTCCTGCCTGAACTCCGGTCTCTACACCGCCTCCCGGATGCTGTTCGTGCTGGCCGCCCGTCGCGAGGCGCCGATGCGGCTGATCACCGTGAACCGCCGGGGCGTGCCGGTGTGGGCGATCCTCTTCTCCACCGTGATCGGCTTCCTCAGCGTGATCGCGGCGTACGTCTCGCCGGACAGGGTGTTCACCTTCCTGCTGAACTCGTCGGGCGCGGTGATCCTGTTCGTCTACCTGCTGATCGCGCTCTCGGAGTTCGTGCTGCGCCGGCGCACGCCGGAGGCCGACCTCAAGGTGAAGATGTGGGCGTTCCCGTACCTCACGATCCTCGCCGCCGTCGGGATCGTCGCGGTGCTGGTGCAGCTCGGCGTGAAGAGCGAGACCCGCTCGCAGCTGCTGCTCAGCCTTCTGTCCTGGGGCGTGGTGCTGGTGCTCTACGCCGTCACCCGCTGGCAGGGCGGCTCGGTGGCGCCGGAGGAGGCCGCGGACACCACCCGGGCGCAGCGCATCGTGGTGCTCGCCAACCAGACCATCGAGGACAGCGCGCTGCACGAGGCGCTGCACCGGATCGACGGCAGCGAGACGGCGGAGTACTTCGTCGTGGTGCCGGCGAACCCGGTGGACACCGGCGACGCGGAGCGGGAGGGTGCGGCGTTCGTGTGGGAGGCCGCCGCCCGCAGCGCGACGGAGCGCCTCGACCAGACCCTGGAGACGCTGCGCGGCCAGGGGCTGACCGTGGACGGCGAGCTCGGCGACTACCGGCCGCTCGTCGCGCTGGACAAGGCGATGCGTGACTTCCGGCCCGACCACGTGGTGATCTCCACGCACCCCGAGGACCGGTCCACCTGGTTGCGGCACGGGGTCGTCGCCGACGCCCGGGAGCGGTACGACGTCCCGGTGCAGCACGTCGTCGCGAGGGAGTCGGTCGTCGGGGGCTGA
- a CDS encoding 2'-5' RNA ligase family protein, producing the protein MPGLSVCLLLDERADRAVRGLWRRLEYDGVRTLATYTHGRHVPHLTLASLGGDDPVPAEALAALSSSLPLEVDLHALGVFTRSRCWLLPTVSIDLLRLHESVARTLDGRAVHRHYRPGAWQPHVTLAPRMAADALPVVATRVYEVLPLPALLSRLVLVDTRTGEVHDLPGQP; encoded by the coding sequence ATGCCGGGCCTCTCCGTCTGCCTGCTGCTCGACGAGCGCGCCGACCGTGCTGTCCGCGGTCTGTGGCGCCGGCTCGAGTACGACGGGGTGCGCACCCTGGCGACGTACACCCACGGGCGGCACGTCCCGCACCTGACGCTGGCCTCCCTCGGCGGCGACGACCCCGTGCCGGCGGAGGCGCTCGCCGCGCTGTCCAGCTCGTTGCCGCTGGAGGTCGACCTGCACGCGCTGGGCGTGTTCACCCGCAGCCGCTGCTGGCTGCTGCCGACCGTCAGCATCGACCTGCTGCGGCTGCACGAGTCGGTGGCCCGCACCCTCGACGGCCGGGCGGTGCACCGGCACTACCGGCCCGGCGCCTGGCAGCCGCACGTCACGTTGGCGCCCCGGATGGCGGCCGACGCGCTGCCCGTGGTGGCGACCCGGGTCTACGAGGTGCTGCCGCTGCCGGCCCTGCTCAGCCGACTGGTGCTGGTGGACACCCGCACCGGCGAGGTGCACGACCTGCCCGGGCAGCCGTGA
- a CDS encoding LLM class flavin-dependent oxidoreductase, with protein MALEHLGTPEAPTFGLDTFGDRGTGPDGRQVTHAEAIRQVVTEGVLADELGLDYFGVGEHHRDDFAVSAPDVVLAAIAGRTSRIRLGTSVTVLSSDDPIRVFERFSTVDALSDGRAEVTLGRGSFTESFPLFGLRLEDYEVLFSEKLDLFAEVLKEQPVTWTGTIRPPLEDQVVYPPTASGRLPAWVGVGGTPQSVVRAAHYGLPLVLAVIGGSPGQFVPLADLYRQALAEFGHDPLPISMHSPGHVAETDELAVEQMFPHQRDAFTKIGRERGWAPYTREGFDAMTGPTGALFVGSPETVARKIAWAVTTLGLSRFQLKYSVGTQPNADRLTSIRLYAEQVVPRVRELLADPTG; from the coding sequence GTGGCACTGGAGCACCTGGGCACGCCCGAGGCACCGACGTTCGGGCTGGACACGTTCGGCGACCGCGGCACGGGTCCGGACGGCCGCCAGGTCACGCACGCCGAGGCGATCCGGCAGGTGGTGACCGAGGGGGTGCTGGCCGACGAGCTCGGCCTGGACTACTTCGGTGTCGGCGAGCACCACCGCGACGACTTCGCGGTCTCCGCGCCCGACGTGGTGCTCGCGGCGATCGCGGGCCGCACGTCCCGGATCCGGCTCGGCACCAGCGTGACGGTGCTCAGCTCCGACGACCCGATCCGGGTGTTCGAGCGGTTCTCCACGGTCGACGCGCTCTCGGACGGCCGCGCCGAGGTGACCCTGGGACGCGGGTCGTTCACCGAGTCCTTCCCGCTGTTCGGCCTGCGCCTGGAGGACTACGAGGTGCTGTTCTCCGAGAAGCTCGACCTGTTCGCGGAGGTGCTCAAGGAGCAGCCGGTGACCTGGACCGGCACCATCCGCCCACCCCTGGAGGACCAGGTCGTCTACCCGCCCACGGCGTCCGGCCGGCTGCCCGCGTGGGTCGGCGTCGGCGGCACGCCGCAGTCGGTCGTGCGGGCCGCGCACTACGGCCTGCCGCTGGTGCTCGCGGTGATCGGCGGCTCCCCCGGCCAGTTCGTGCCGCTGGCCGACCTCTACCGGCAGGCGCTCGCCGAGTTCGGCCACGACCCGCTGCCGATCAGCATGCACAGCCCCGGCCACGTCGCGGAGACCGACGAGCTCGCCGTGGAGCAGATGTTCCCCCACCAGCGCGACGCGTTCACCAAGATCGGCCGGGAGCGTGGCTGGGCGCCGTACACGCGCGAGGGGTTCGACGCGATGACCGGCCCGACGGGCGCGCTGTTCGTCGGCTCGCCGGAGACCGTGGCACGCAAGATCGCCTGGGCGGTCACGACGCTGGGGCTCTCCCGCTTCCAGCTGAAGTACTCGGTGGGCACCCAGCCGAACGCCGACCGGCTCACCTCGATCCGGCTGTACGCCGAGCAGGTGGTGCCCCGGGTCCGCGAGCTGCTCGCCGACCCCACGGGCTGA
- a CDS encoding PQQ-dependent sugar dehydrogenase has translation MPAPSREAPRSTRRTLLRGAAVAPVAALLAACESSAPSSAPTPTAGGSAGTAGPSDVRRGPGAARTLATGIDVPWSIVFLPDGDALVSSRDTGRILRVAGDGRTQVVTTVPGVVSNVDQGGEGGLLGLALHPRFASDPWVYAYHSTSTDNRVVRMRYRDGRLDRPRLVLDGIRTSVHHNGGGLAFGPDGHLFVSTGDAESSASAQDRSSPNGKILRVTDTGGTPGGNPFRNPVWSYGHRNVEGLAFDGRGQLWASEFGDQATDELNRIERGGDYGWPAVEGADGPGGYRDPLATWDTDACSPSGIAVLHGRAWLGALRGECVYSVVLRGADRGRIRRYVEGHGRIRAVAAAPDGSLWVGTSNRDGRGTPRSGDDRILRVTFP, from the coding sequence ATGCCTGCGCCGTCTCGCGAAGCACCCCGCTCGACGCGCCGCACCCTGCTGCGGGGCGCGGCGGTGGCACCGGTGGCCGCGCTGCTGGCGGCCTGCGAGTCCTCGGCGCCGTCCTCCGCCCCGACCCCGACGGCCGGCGGTTCCGCGGGCACGGCCGGCCCGTCCGACGTACGCCGCGGGCCCGGGGCCGCACGCACGCTGGCCACCGGCATCGACGTGCCGTGGAGCATCGTGTTCCTGCCCGACGGGGACGCGCTGGTCTCCTCGCGCGACACCGGCCGGATCCTGCGCGTCGCCGGCGACGGCCGCACGCAGGTGGTCACCACCGTTCCCGGGGTGGTCAGCAACGTCGACCAGGGCGGGGAAGGGGGCCTGCTCGGCCTGGCGCTGCACCCGCGGTTCGCCTCGGACCCGTGGGTCTACGCCTACCACTCCACGAGCACCGACAACCGCGTCGTCCGGATGCGCTACCGCGACGGGCGGCTCGACCGGCCACGGCTCGTGCTGGACGGGATCCGCACCTCGGTGCACCACAACGGTGGCGGCCTCGCCTTCGGGCCGGACGGGCACCTGTTCGTCTCCACCGGGGACGCCGAGTCCTCCGCGAGCGCGCAGGACCGGTCCTCGCCGAACGGCAAGATCCTGCGGGTCACCGACACCGGCGGCACACCCGGCGGCAACCCGTTCCGGAACCCGGTGTGGAGCTACGGGCACCGCAACGTCGAGGGGCTCGCGTTCGACGGCCGGGGACAGCTGTGGGCCAGCGAGTTCGGCGACCAGGCCACCGACGAGCTGAACCGGATCGAGCGCGGAGGCGACTACGGCTGGCCGGCGGTCGAGGGGGCGGACGGCCCCGGCGGCTACCGCGACCCGCTGGCGACCTGGGACACCGACGCCTGCTCGCCGAGCGGGATCGCGGTCCTGCACGGCCGGGCGTGGCTGGGCGCGCTGCGGGGCGAGTGCGTGTACTCCGTGGTGCTGCGCGGCGCCGACCGTGGCCGGATCCGCCGGTACGTCGAGGGGCACGGCCGGATCCGGGCGGTCGCCGCGGCCCCGGACGGCTCCCTGTGGGTGGGTACGTCGAACCGGGACGGCCGGGGGACGCCGCGCTCCGGCGACGACCGGATCCTGCGGGTGACGTTCCCCTAG
- the recC gene encoding exodeoxyribonuclease V subunit gamma, whose product MTLSIHRSDRADALVRGLGELLASVPADPFTPDLVAVPSLGVERWIAQTLSTSLGTAAGAADGICANVLFPNPSRLVADAVAVASGIDPDQDPWREERLTWHLLDVVDRCGTERWCRTLGRHLGLLDGAVDGAGDGAGDRGRRVATAQKLAGLFTAYGVQRPALLREWAAGADTDGDGRTLDEDLVWQAELWRRLRAAVAVDSPAERVDAACRRLREEPSVVDLPARLSVFGPTRLTSDQVQVLAALGEHRDVHLWLSHPSHALWDRVAQIEPVVTRRWDDPAAALPRHPLIGSCGRDAREMQVRLATAGGVPAVDEYLPVGEPAPTLLSALQEDLRLDRPPGVHEPVPGDRSLQVHACHGRQREVEVLREVLLGMLEDDPTLEPRDVIVMCPDIESYAPLITAAFGLDVDTLDEAGRPSAGHPGHRLRVRLADRALKQTNPVLTVVARLLDLADARLTGPEVLDLAAQPAVRARFDFDDDELERVGDWVRRAGVRWGLDAADRAPYHLDGVPQNTWQTGLDRVLVGVTMDEEELRTVGLALPLDDVDSNEADLAGRFAELVDRLALTVGALRSPQPLSAWVDTLVTAVDDLTWTPPFDAWQTAEARRELTDVLTSAGDGAAAALLGLADVRALLARRLRGRPTRANFRTGQLTMCTMVPMRSVPHRVVCLLGVNDGVFPRGTHADGDDVLARSPRVGERDVRSEDRQLFLDAVLAARETLVVLYTGADERTGAVRPPAVPLGELLDVVDRMVPGGSVLVRHPLQPFDARNFVDGDLGAPGPFSFDAASYDGALALRGPRHAATAFLDRPLPPAADGDVVELDDLVRFLEAPVKTFLRQRLGLSMFSEDDDPAEAVPIELDALEKYHVGHRLLEHRLAGVPRGQVVRAEWLRGDLPPGPLGETVVTPVADEVDALVAQTEGLRTGGAMVLDAAVTLPGLVRVSGTVPGVYGDRLVRVVYSKLGFKHRLRAWVQLLLLVAAHEDRDWTAATVGRGRTPTLSQLVPPPRADAVARLAELVAVYRAGLEAPLPLAPKTSGAYADKRHRGSPVAASTLKAEGEWRRSHQGREIGEFGDAEHLRVWGDRPLGALLTAPVRADLGWSEEGTLFGQLARVVWEPLLSCERIVTA is encoded by the coding sequence GTGACGCTGAGCATCCACCGCTCCGACCGCGCGGACGCGCTGGTCCGGGGGCTGGGCGAGCTGCTCGCGAGCGTTCCCGCCGACCCGTTCACCCCCGACCTGGTGGCGGTGCCGTCCCTGGGCGTCGAGCGCTGGATCGCCCAGACGCTGTCCACCTCGCTCGGCACCGCCGCCGGGGCCGCCGACGGCATCTGCGCCAACGTGCTGTTCCCGAACCCTTCCCGCCTGGTCGCCGACGCGGTCGCCGTCGCGTCCGGCATCGACCCCGACCAGGACCCCTGGCGCGAGGAGCGGCTCACCTGGCACCTCCTCGACGTGGTCGACCGGTGCGGCACCGAGCGGTGGTGCCGCACCCTCGGCCGGCACCTCGGCCTGCTCGACGGCGCCGTCGACGGCGCGGGGGACGGTGCCGGTGACCGGGGCCGCCGGGTCGCGACCGCGCAGAAGCTGGCCGGCCTGTTCACCGCGTACGGCGTCCAGCGGCCCGCCCTGCTGCGCGAGTGGGCCGCCGGCGCGGACACCGACGGCGACGGCCGGACGCTCGACGAGGACCTGGTCTGGCAGGCGGAGCTGTGGCGCCGGCTGCGGGCCGCGGTCGCCGTGGACAGCCCGGCCGAGCGGGTCGACGCTGCCTGCCGGCGGCTTCGCGAGGAGCCCTCGGTGGTGGACCTGCCCGCGCGCCTCTCGGTGTTCGGGCCGACCCGGCTGACCAGCGACCAGGTGCAGGTCCTCGCGGCCCTCGGCGAGCACCGCGACGTCCACCTGTGGCTCTCGCACCCCTCCCACGCGCTGTGGGACCGGGTGGCGCAGATCGAACCCGTGGTGACCCGCCGGTGGGACGACCCGGCGGCCGCGCTGCCGCGGCACCCGCTGATCGGGTCCTGCGGGCGCGACGCGCGGGAGATGCAGGTGCGGCTCGCGACGGCGGGCGGGGTGCCCGCGGTGGACGAGTACCTGCCGGTGGGGGAGCCGGCTCCGACCCTGCTCTCGGCGTTGCAGGAGGACCTCCGGCTGGACCGGCCGCCCGGCGTGCACGAGCCGGTGCCCGGCGACCGGTCGCTGCAGGTGCACGCCTGCCACGGCCGTCAGCGCGAGGTCGAGGTGCTCCGCGAGGTGCTGCTCGGGATGCTCGAGGACGACCCGACCCTGGAGCCGCGCGACGTGATCGTGATGTGCCCCGACATCGAGTCCTACGCCCCGCTGATCACCGCGGCCTTCGGCCTCGACGTCGACACCCTCGACGAGGCCGGCCGCCCGTCCGCCGGCCACCCCGGGCACCGGCTCCGGGTGCGGCTGGCCGACCGGGCCCTGAAGCAGACCAATCCCGTGCTCACGGTCGTCGCCCGGCTGCTCGACCTGGCCGACGCCCGGCTGACCGGCCCCGAGGTCCTCGACCTGGCCGCGCAGCCGGCGGTGCGGGCCCGCTTCGACTTCGACGACGACGAGCTGGAGCGGGTCGGCGACTGGGTCCGGCGGGCCGGTGTGCGGTGGGGCCTGGACGCGGCCGACCGGGCGCCGTACCACCTCGACGGCGTGCCCCAGAACACCTGGCAGACCGGGCTCGACCGGGTCCTGGTCGGGGTCACGATGGACGAGGAGGAGCTGCGGACCGTCGGGCTCGCACTGCCGCTCGACGACGTGGACAGCAACGAGGCCGACCTCGCCGGCCGGTTCGCCGAGCTCGTCGACCGGCTGGCACTGACCGTCGGGGCGCTGCGCTCGCCGCAGCCGCTGAGCGCCTGGGTGGACACGCTGGTCACCGCCGTCGACGACCTGACCTGGACCCCGCCGTTCGACGCCTGGCAGACCGCCGAGGCGCGCCGCGAGCTCACCGACGTGCTCACCTCCGCGGGCGACGGTGCGGCCGCCGCGCTGCTCGGCCTGGCCGACGTCCGGGCGCTGCTGGCCCGGCGGCTGCGCGGGCGGCCCACCCGCGCGAACTTCCGCACCGGGCAGCTGACGATGTGCACGATGGTGCCGATGCGGTCGGTGCCGCACCGCGTCGTGTGCCTGCTCGGCGTCAACGACGGGGTGTTCCCGCGGGGCACGCACGCCGACGGTGACGACGTGCTGGCCCGGTCGCCGCGGGTGGGGGAGCGCGACGTCCGCTCCGAGGACCGGCAGCTGTTCCTGGACGCCGTCCTCGCCGCGCGGGAGACGCTGGTCGTGCTCTACACCGGCGCCGACGAGCGCACGGGGGCGGTCCGCCCGCCCGCCGTACCCCTCGGGGAGCTGCTCGACGTCGTGGACCGGATGGTCCCGGGCGGCTCGGTGCTGGTCCGGCACCCGCTGCAGCCCTTCGACGCGCGCAACTTCGTCGACGGCGACCTCGGAGCCCCCGGCCCGTTCAGCTTCGACGCCGCCTCGTACGACGGGGCGCTGGCGCTGCGCGGTCCCCGGCACGCCGCGACCGCGTTCCTGGACCGCCCGCTGCCGCCGGCCGCGGACGGGGACGTCGTGGAGCTCGACGACCTGGTCCGCTTCCTGGAGGCCCCGGTGAAGACGTTCCTGCGCCAGCGCCTCGGGCTCAGCATGTTCTCCGAGGACGACGACCCGGCCGAGGCGGTGCCGATCGAGCTCGACGCCCTCGAGAAGTACCACGTCGGCCACCGGCTGCTCGAGCACCGGCTCGCCGGGGTCCCGCGTGGCCAGGTCGTGCGCGCCGAGTGGCTGCGCGGCGACCTCCCGCCGGGCCCGCTCGGTGAGACCGTCGTGACCCCCGTCGCCGACGAGGTCGACGCCCTGGTGGCCCAGACCGAGGGCCTGCGGACCGGCGGCGCGATGGTCCTGGACGCGGCCGTCACGCTGCCCGGTCTCGTCCGGGTGTCCGGCACCGTCCCCGGGGTGTACGGCGACCGGCTGGTGCGGGTCGTCTACTCCAAGCTCGGGTTCAAGCACCGGCTGCGGGCCTGGGTGCAGCTCCTGCTCCTGGTCGCCGCGCACGAGGACCGGGACTGGACCGCGGCCACCGTGGGCCGGGGCCGGACCCCCACTCTCTCCCAGCTGGTCCCGCCGCCGCGCGCCGACGCCGTGGCCCGGCTGGCCGAGCTCGTCGCGGTCTATCGCGCCGGCCTGGAGGCACCGCTCCCGCTCGCCCCGAAGACGTCCGGCGCCTACGCCGACAAGCGGCACCGCGGGTCGCCGGTCGCCGCCAGCACGCTGAAGGCGGAGGGCGAGTGGCGCCGCAGCCACCAGGGCCGGGAGATCGGCGAGTTCGGTGACGCCGAGCACCTGCGGGTCTGGGGCGACCGCCCGCTCGGTGCCCTGCTGACCGCCCCGGTGCGCGCCGACCTGGGCTGGTCCGAGGAAGGCACGCTGTTCGGCCAGCTCGCCCGGGTCGTCTGGGAGCCGCTGCTCTCGTGCGAGCGGATCGTGACGGCATGA
- a CDS encoding PD-(D/E)XK nuclease family protein, giving the protein MASAVSAAGRSWQRPVVADPRLDVRRFDRTVDAAWVRTSYSGLTAGLHDAPPERGVASETERPGTVDEPDAEGVSTGSTTREAGSTTREAGSTTREAGSTTRETGAVVLGSDLRSPMAALPKGAAFGTLVHGVLENTDFTAPDLRAELVRECEAARSQSHAGIPAAELADALLPVLLTPLGPLAGGLRLADLGRADRLDELDFELPLLGGETPTGDATVGQIAGLLRRHLPPTDLLHAFADDLATPLLADRSLRGFLGGSIDLVLRVRDEQGTPRHLVVDYKTNWLGGETLTAADYTPTAMARGMREAHYPLQALLYSVALHRFLRWRQPGYDPESQLGGVLYLFLRGMCGPATPVVDQMPCGVFSWSPPAALVTDLSDLLDRGAP; this is encoded by the coding sequence GTGGCGTCGGCGGTCAGCGCGGCCGGCCGGTCCTGGCAGCGGCCGGTGGTCGCCGACCCCCGCCTGGACGTGCGGCGGTTCGACCGGACCGTCGACGCGGCCTGGGTGCGCACGTCGTACTCCGGGCTGACCGCCGGCCTGCACGACGCGCCGCCGGAGCGCGGCGTGGCCAGCGAGACCGAGCGGCCGGGGACCGTGGACGAGCCGGACGCCGAGGGGGTCTCGACGGGCTCGACCACCCGGGAAGCGGGCTCGACCACCCGGGAAGCGGGCTCGACCACCCGGGAAGCCGGCTCGACCACCCGGGAGACCGGGGCGGTGGTTCTAGGGAGCGACCTGCGGTCGCCGATGGCGGCGCTGCCGAAGGGCGCGGCGTTCGGCACCCTGGTGCACGGGGTGCTGGAGAACACCGACTTCACCGCACCGGACCTGCGCGCGGAGCTGGTCCGCGAGTGCGAGGCGGCGCGCTCCCAGAGCCACGCCGGCATCCCGGCCGCCGAGCTGGCCGACGCGCTGCTCCCGGTGCTGCTCACCCCGCTCGGGCCGCTCGCCGGCGGCCTGCGGCTGGCGGACCTCGGGCGCGCCGACCGGCTCGACGAGCTCGACTTCGAGCTGCCGCTGCTGGGCGGCGAGACGCCGACCGGCGACGCCACGGTCGGTCAGATCGCCGGGCTGCTGCGCCGGCACCTGCCGCCCACCGACCTGCTGCACGCGTTCGCCGACGACCTGGCCACCCCGCTGCTGGCCGACCGGTCGCTGCGCGGCTTCCTCGGCGGCAGCATCGACCTGGTGCTGCGGGTCCGCGACGAGCAGGGCACGCCGCGGCACCTGGTGGTCGACTACAAGACCAACTGGCTCGGCGGGGAGACGCTGACCGCCGCGGACTACACGCCCACGGCGATGGCGCGCGGGATGCGCGAGGCGCACTACCCGCTGCAGGCCCTGCTGTACTCCGTCGCGCTGCACCGGTTCCTGCGCTGGCGGCAGCCGGGATACGACCCGGAGAGCCAGCTCGGCGGCGTGCTGTACCTCTTCCTCCGGGGCATGTGCGGACCGGCGACGCCAGTGGTCGACCAGATGCCGTGCGGCGTCTTCTCGTGGTCACCGCCCGCCGCCCTCGTCACCGACCTGTCCGACCTGCTGGACCGAGGTGCGCCGTGA